Proteins co-encoded in one Cytobacillus sp. NJ13 genomic window:
- a CDS encoding tetratricopeptide repeat protein, with the protein MEILKNLSGLAEDRQFLKALNVLANELEDMKKSKFSIIKNQLAKITSVEDFKLLIRLFDRGLMYQYSGFLARYAHRRFKTLQTAIWYCDELIDSGRSLEANNIITEYLKKMPHEAENELRISAIFTEVHSLLELKRTKEAVKRLVEMEAVSDKPIWDKLGFYYLQTGERAKAESYLTAGLRDEERGHVCYLLLSDLYASNGGREKALQTIKEGMEVHPQAPAIKLELIRRYRDFGLHEDMLSEMSELDRLVPFHSYKRYFEHLIAFSYYQKNELEKLQHFISQKKMKDSPFSGEKGFSETGDAVKLSINPVVQKSNYCVPASFEMLFSYFGKKETQDEIAEHIFDVTGSKLSASAEYLEKEGFACRFFTGDKERYKALLQQGIPVILSVDFEASSHVQVMIGIDERFGFYLVQDPNFLDTMYVPYAEFQKLADNTNFLSIAAVPIEREAELEFLPMEEHLYYKKLHSLSEMVEEDIMKNEPVMADFLSSSMNEPYTLIYTLKFFSGDKHKEFIIQCSEKLLAIYPESDFFKLHAAQAYIRLNEIDRAEKILTLVNRKTFSPLYQYLNGRIQMYKDQYHSAIGFFRKSLQLDPDQYYIWSYIALCFLYNSETENAKEMSDIALNINEQDRFIRVNHAIILTDQDKYNEARSIFSQLLREDHGDSHVWYERAKLDQAEGKIRKAERGYMISASLDPEISYPYLSLADCYEYLFEDKMRAEEILLKGVGLSGSPQILIRLGDLYKDHEEYEKAESIYFSCIEENPDEVFAYLGYALAISETKRPDEAAEFIRQHEERFCEDSEFLINGGKLVADFAQGLKDSRLLEAGMSLIERGFNYVDQNMDEALELYVNIAEESSFVNRAIAFLEAKAGEGSQTDYLCYAGTLYESAERYAEAISLYKRAIGRNETAFPYYRLGETYFRLEKFELAVKALRKCLDLNPETEGAYSRIAQIYGILGNELKETEYMLKLIDKAPLRVNIEYLSSLLSMEELRGFIERLIRMQGEVLETWRLDSLAYAYGAAGDRVKEEECLLQALNLDSQLAELRHHYSKLLIKNKKYKEARKSLEELIKEYWDDEDLYETLIVLFIETNKIIHLPAFLGKIRTEKTEKSQVFLKAADALALHASGVDWEAEQKSSFIGRFVQKMREKTKQITLFGVIIDLYESSIRHNPLNKNAPIGLAGFYESVNLEEDAKKVLKSSLEKDWDFITAYQLAQMHLAGGNDPIEEAAEMNTAIKLLDACLKEKPDDTHLMLLKAVAFTHRMRFTQAETIFRKVLIENPYEKEAHFRYGQLLNKRKRYEEAIAIMKEGLEVHNEDTSLYIELAISFHKIKDVEKSLKLMEEALEIDPDLLIARYNKACYLSILNRLKEAAEELEYVFHHDEEGYFQELAEEDIDLMNLKKSII; encoded by the coding sequence ATGGAAATTTTGAAAAATCTAAGTGGCCTGGCAGAAGACAGGCAGTTTTTAAAGGCGCTGAATGTTCTCGCTAATGAGTTGGAAGATATGAAAAAATCAAAGTTCTCAATTATTAAGAATCAATTAGCAAAAATAACTTCTGTTGAAGATTTTAAGCTGCTCATACGATTATTTGACCGTGGATTGATGTACCAATATAGCGGGTTTCTTGCCCGTTATGCACACAGGCGTTTTAAAACACTTCAAACCGCCATTTGGTATTGCGATGAGTTAATTGACAGCGGCAGGTCACTGGAAGCAAATAATATTATAACGGAATATTTGAAAAAGATGCCGCATGAAGCAGAAAATGAGCTGAGGATAAGTGCGATATTTACAGAAGTACATAGCCTTCTTGAGTTAAAAAGAACAAAAGAAGCAGTGAAAAGGCTCGTTGAAATGGAGGCGGTCAGCGACAAGCCAATATGGGATAAACTTGGATTTTATTATCTGCAGACAGGTGAACGTGCAAAGGCAGAATCTTATTTAACGGCTGGCCTGAGAGATGAAGAACGGGGACATGTTTGTTATCTTTTGTTATCAGATTTATACGCATCAAATGGAGGAAGGGAAAAAGCTCTTCAAACGATTAAAGAGGGAATGGAAGTCCACCCCCAGGCGCCTGCAATAAAATTGGAGCTTATTCGCAGATACAGGGATTTCGGCTTGCATGAGGACATGCTATCAGAAATGAGTGAGCTTGATCGGCTTGTTCCTTTTCACAGTTATAAGCGCTATTTTGAACATCTTATAGCTTTTTCCTATTATCAAAAAAACGAACTTGAAAAATTACAACACTTTATCTCTCAGAAGAAAATGAAGGACAGCCCTTTCTCAGGAGAAAAGGGGTTTTCTGAAACAGGTGATGCAGTAAAGCTCTCAATCAATCCAGTTGTACAGAAAAGCAATTACTGTGTGCCTGCCAGCTTTGAAATGCTCTTTTCTTATTTTGGTAAAAAGGAAACTCAGGATGAAATTGCAGAACATATTTTTGATGTGACTGGTTCAAAGCTGTCTGCATCTGCAGAATACCTTGAAAAAGAAGGTTTCGCATGCCGTTTCTTTACAGGTGATAAGGAGCGTTATAAGGCATTATTGCAGCAGGGGATACCCGTCATCCTTAGTGTGGATTTTGAGGCATCTTCACATGTCCAGGTTATGATTGGGATTGATGAACGATTTGGCTTTTATTTGGTCCAAGATCCAAACTTTCTTGATACAATGTATGTTCCTTATGCAGAGTTCCAAAAGCTTGCTGATAATACAAATTTTTTGTCGATTGCGGCAGTGCCAATAGAGAGAGAGGCGGAGCTTGAATTCCTGCCTATGGAAGAGCACCTGTATTATAAGAAACTTCACTCCCTTTCGGAAATGGTTGAAGAAGACATAATGAAAAATGAACCGGTTATGGCAGACTTTTTATCATCTTCAATGAATGAACCTTATACGCTCATATATACATTAAAATTTTTTTCCGGGGATAAACACAAAGAATTCATTATTCAATGTTCCGAAAAGCTGCTTGCCATTTATCCTGAGTCTGACTTTTTTAAGCTGCATGCAGCTCAGGCATATATACGTTTAAACGAAATCGATCGAGCGGAAAAGATTTTAACACTTGTCAACAGAAAAACCTTCAGCCCATTGTACCAATATTTGAATGGAAGGATTCAGATGTATAAGGACCAATACCATTCTGCGATCGGTTTTTTCAGAAAATCCCTTCAGCTTGACCCGGATCAATACTATATTTGGAGTTATATAGCGCTGTGCTTCCTCTATAATTCTGAGACGGAAAATGCGAAAGAAATGTCAGACATTGCCCTAAATATAAATGAGCAAGACCGCTTTATTAGAGTAAATCATGCCATAATTCTTACGGACCAGGATAAGTACAATGAAGCACGCTCGATATTCAGCCAGCTGCTTCGTGAAGATCATGGTGATTCGCATGTATGGTATGAGAGAGCAAAGCTTGACCAGGCAGAAGGAAAAATCCGCAAAGCAGAAAGAGGCTACATGATTTCAGCCAGCCTTGATCCGGAAATTTCTTATCCCTATCTGTCTCTTGCCGACTGCTATGAATATTTATTTGAAGACAAAATGCGTGCTGAAGAGATTTTACTGAAAGGAGTGGGGTTATCAGGAAGTCCGCAGATTTTAATTCGCTTGGGTGATCTTTACAAAGATCATGAGGAATATGAAAAAGCAGAGAGTATTTACTTCTCCTGTATTGAAGAAAATCCAGATGAGGTTTTTGCCTATCTAGGTTATGCATTGGCTATCTCTGAAACGAAGAGGCCTGATGAAGCAGCTGAATTTATAAGACAACATGAAGAACGTTTCTGTGAGGATAGCGAATTTTTAATAAATGGCGGCAAACTGGTCGCAGACTTCGCACAAGGCCTGAAGGATTCCCGCCTGCTGGAGGCAGGAATGTCTTTAATTGAAAGAGGTTTTAACTACGTTGATCAAAATATGGATGAAGCCCTGGAGCTTTATGTAAACATAGCAGAAGAGTCCTCTTTCGTGAATCGTGCAATCGCTTTTCTGGAAGCAAAGGCTGGTGAAGGCTCCCAAACTGACTATCTATGCTATGCGGGCACTTTATATGAAAGTGCTGAGCGATATGCTGAAGCAATTAGCCTATACAAAAGAGCCATCGGGAGAAATGAAACAGCTTTTCCATACTACAGGCTGGGGGAAACGTATTTTAGACTTGAAAAGTTTGAACTGGCGGTTAAAGCATTAAGAAAATGTCTTGATCTTAATCCTGAAACAGAGGGGGCATATAGCCGCATCGCACAAATCTATGGGATTTTGGGAAATGAACTGAAGGAAACAGAGTATATGCTCAAGCTGATTGATAAGGCTCCGTTAAGAGTTAATATTGAATATTTATCAAGCTTGCTATCCATGGAAGAGCTTCGGGGATTTATTGAAAGATTAATTCGTATGCAGGGAGAAGTTCTGGAAACATGGAGATTGGATAGCCTTGCTTATGCTTATGGAGCTGCAGGAGACAGAGTCAAGGAAGAGGAATGTCTATTGCAGGCTCTGAATCTGGATTCTCAATTGGCTGAATTAAGACATCACTATTCAAAATTGCTTATAAAGAATAAGAAATATAAAGAGGCCAGGAAATCTCTGGAGGAACTTATTAAAGAATATTGGGATGACGAAGACTTATATGAAACTTTAATTGTGCTATTCATCGAAACCAATAAAATTATACACCTTCCGGCATTCCTCGGGAAAATTAGAACTGAAAAAACGGAAAAGAGCCAGGTATTCTTAAAGGCAGCTGATGCATTGGCCCTGCATGCAAGCGGTGTGGATTGGGAAGCTGAACAAAAATCCTCCTTCATTGGAAGGTTTGTTCAAAAGATGAGAGAAAAGACAAAGCAAATCACTTTGTTTGGAGTAATTATCGACTTATATGAATCCTCAATCAGACATAATCCGCTTAATAAAAATGCACCAATCGGTCTTGCCGGATTCTATGAATCTGTAAATCTTGAGGAGGATGCCAAAAAGGTTCTGAAGTCTTCTCTTGAAAAAGATTGGGATTTTATTACAGCCTACCAGCTTGCACAGATGCATTTAGCGGGCGGGAATGATCCCATTGAGGAAGCGGCAGAGATGAATACAGCAATAAAACTGCTGGATGCCTGCTTAAAAGAAAAGCCGGACGATACACATCTCATGCTCTTAAAGGCAGTTGCATTTACACACAGGATGCGATTCACCCAGGCAGAAACAATCTTTAGAAAGGTGTTAATAGAAAATCCGTATGAAAAAGAGGCCCATTTTAGATACGGACAATTATTAAATAAAAGAAAACGGTATGAAGAAGCGATAGCGATTATGAAAGAAGGGTTAGAGGTTCATAACGAGGATACTTCCTTATATATTGAACTGGCTATTTCTTTTCATAAAATTAAGGATGTTGAAAAATCACTAAAACTAATGGAGGAAGCGCTTGAAATTGATCCTGACCTTTTGATAGCGAGATATAATAAAGCTTGCTATCTTTCAATCTTAAATAGATTGAAAGAAGCTGCAGAAGAACTTGAGTATGTCTTTCATCATGATGAAGAAGGATATTTTCAAGAACTTGCAGAGGAAGATATTGATCTAATGAACCTGAAAAAAAGCATTATTTAA
- a CDS encoding aspartate aminotransferase family protein, with amino-acid sequence MDQSNLIKPMLHAHYPVIDYGRGVYLYDTDGKEYLDASSGAITANIGHGIEEIIEAMHEQAKKVSFVYRSQFTSGAAEKLAHKIAEAAIGDLNWSFFVNSGSEATETAMKIAIQYWQEKGIQTKTKVLSRWMSYHGITLGALSMSGHTGRRARFIPLLEDFPVVHPPYCYRCPYNLEAPECGYLCAHELETVIKRIGQENIAAFIAEPVIGAAGGAITPPKDYYRIIKEICGRYDILFIADEVMTGFGRTGTMLACEQWNVKPDIVALGKGMGAGYAPIAAALVSDEVMKPILAGSKSIMSGHTLSANPQSCAVSLAVLEYIEKNNIIPEVDSKGVYLRNKLTKLQSKFPFIGDVRGKGLMIGLEFVKDHLSREPFSRKFSLTQRLIQEAQEQGLLIYPAGAGKTGTEGDAVLIAPPLTITKREIDDLVKRLDRTLQIFTKKHLIFAEEEAE; translated from the coding sequence ATGGATCAATCAAACCTAATAAAGCCAATGCTTCATGCACATTATCCAGTTATTGATTACGGCAGAGGCGTCTATTTATATGATACTGACGGAAAGGAATATTTGGATGCATCGTCTGGTGCGATAACGGCCAATATTGGCCATGGTATTGAGGAAATCATTGAGGCAATGCATGAACAGGCTAAGAAAGTGTCTTTTGTGTATCGTTCGCAATTTACCAGCGGGGCAGCTGAAAAGCTTGCCCATAAAATAGCAGAGGCAGCGATTGGCGACTTGAATTGGAGCTTTTTTGTAAACAGCGGGTCTGAGGCCACTGAAACAGCTATGAAAATAGCGATTCAATACTGGCAGGAAAAAGGCATTCAGACAAAAACAAAGGTGCTTTCAAGGTGGATGAGCTATCATGGCATAACCCTGGGTGCTTTATCGATGTCAGGTCATACGGGCAGAAGGGCGCGCTTCATACCGCTGCTTGAAGATTTTCCTGTCGTTCATCCGCCATATTGCTATAGGTGCCCCTATAATCTGGAAGCGCCTGAATGCGGTTATCTGTGTGCCCATGAACTTGAAACTGTCATTAAACGGATAGGACAAGAGAATATAGCTGCATTTATCGCAGAGCCAGTCATTGGGGCTGCAGGGGGTGCTATTACCCCTCCAAAGGATTACTACCGGATAATAAAAGAAATTTGTGGCCGGTATGACATTTTGTTTATTGCTGATGAGGTTATGACTGGTTTTGGCAGAACGGGTACAATGCTTGCCTGCGAGCAATGGAATGTGAAACCTGATATTGTCGCACTTGGTAAAGGAATGGGGGCCGGGTATGCACCGATTGCGGCTGCCCTTGTTAGCGATGAAGTTATGAAGCCTATATTGGCAGGGTCAAAGAGCATTATGAGTGGCCATACCTTGAGTGCCAATCCTCAGTCCTGCGCAGTTTCTCTCGCAGTGCTTGAGTATATTGAGAAAAATAACATCATTCCTGAAGTGGATAGCAAAGGTGTGTATTTGAGAAATAAGTTGACAAAACTGCAATCCAAATTTCCTTTTATTGGTGATGTAAGAGGAAAAGGACTAATGATCGGACTTGAATTTGTAAAAGATCATCTGTCCAGAGAGCCGTTTTCAAGAAAGTTCAGCCTGACACAGAGATTAATACAGGAAGCTCAGGAACAGGGACTGCTTATTTACCCTGCGGGTGCAGGCAAAACGGGCACAGAAGGAGATGCTGTATTGATTGCACCGCCGCTTACCATTACCAAAAGGGAAATTGATGATTTGGTGAAACGGTTAGATAGAACTTTACAGATTTTCACAAAAAAACACTTGATCTTTGCTGAGGAAGAGGCTGAATAA
- a CDS encoding CoA transferase subunit A has translation MENTFNKIIELDDAMKHFRDGIIIMFGGFGGIGTPPALIDGILENGFKDLTLIGNDSGFPHIGIGKVVSQGRAKKMIASHIGSNPIAGQLMTDGKMEVEFSPQGILAERIRAGGVGIPAILSDIGLDNDIVTSNKQTCNLSGKKYLVESALTAEISIVFAKKADPYGNLIYDKSARNTNPLVAMAGDMTIAEVEEIVPLGSLDPDEIITPGVFVDYIVPSKGVNWKWAWE, from the coding sequence ATGGAAAACACTTTTAACAAAATCATTGAACTTGATGATGCAATGAAGCATTTTCGGGATGGCATAATCATTATGTTTGGCGGATTCGGCGGAATTGGCACCCCTCCTGCCCTTATTGATGGCATTTTGGAGAATGGATTCAAAGACTTAACGCTTATTGGCAATGATTCAGGTTTTCCCCATATTGGCATAGGGAAAGTGGTCAGCCAGGGAAGGGCAAAAAAAATGATTGCTTCCCATATCGGCTCAAATCCCATAGCCGGCCAATTAATGACAGATGGGAAAATGGAAGTGGAATTTTCACCACAGGGGATATTGGCAGAAAGAATCCGTGCAGGGGGGGTCGGCATCCCTGCCATTCTTTCCGATATTGGCCTTGATAATGACATTGTAACCAGCAATAAACAAACATGTAATTTGAGTGGGAAAAAATATCTCGTCGAATCGGCTCTAACGGCTGAAATATCCATTGTCTTTGCAAAAAAAGCGGATCCCTACGGAAACTTGATTTATGACAAAAGTGCGAGAAACACAAACCCGCTTGTTGCTATGGCAGGAGATATGACCATTGCAGAAGTGGAGGAAATCGTCCCTCTTGGCAGCCTCGATCCTGATGAAATTATAACACCAGGGGTTTTTGTGGATTATATTGTCCCTTCGAAAGGAGTGAATTGGAAATGGGCATGGGAGTAG
- a CDS encoding 3-oxoacid CoA-transferase subunit B has product MGMGVEIRDRIAKRAAEEIKNGMIVNLGIGIPSLVPNHLPAGTKVMFHAENGITGIGPSPEKGEEDENLCNAGGFPVSVVKGASYCDSTIAFGMIRRGRVDMTILGSLQVSEKGDLANWIVPGKKVPGMGGAMELAQKAKKVIVLMNQTDKYGNSKIVNECSLPLTSARCVDMIITEMAVFQITNHGLTLTELFAPHSINAVKAKTGCSFTIAENVRMIN; this is encoded by the coding sequence ATGGGCATGGGAGTAGAAATCAGAGATCGCATTGCAAAACGTGCTGCTGAAGAAATAAAGAACGGGATGATTGTAAATCTCGGCATTGGAATCCCTTCGCTTGTTCCCAATCATTTGCCAGCTGGGACAAAAGTGATGTTTCATGCTGAAAATGGCATTACAGGTATCGGGCCAAGTCCGGAGAAAGGGGAGGAAGATGAAAATCTCTGTAATGCTGGCGGTTTTCCCGTTTCCGTTGTAAAAGGTGCTTCTTATTGTGACAGTACTATTGCCTTTGGGATGATACGCAGAGGAAGAGTTGATATGACCATCCTTGGCTCCCTGCAGGTGAGTGAAAAGGGAGATCTGGCCAATTGGATTGTACCCGGTAAAAAAGTGCCTGGCATGGGCGGGGCAATGGAACTTGCCCAAAAAGCCAAAAAAGTAATTGTCCTTATGAACCAGACAGACAAGTATGGAAATTCAAAAATTGTGAACGAGTGCAGTCTGCCTCTTACATCTGCCCGCTGTGTAGACATGATTATTACGGAGATGGCTGTCTTTCAAATAACAAATCATGGTCTGACACTGACTGAATTGTTTGCGCCGCACTCAATTAATGCAGTAAAGGCGAAAACCGGCTGCAGTTTTACAATTGCTGAGAATGTGAGAATGATTAATTGA
- a CDS encoding peptidase, protein MNAHAKIKQWLEENRQRGTRLLQQLVQEGSIRGKESSAQAVIIEKCRKLGLTLDIWEIGKEQLIKHPAFCSDRKDFSGNPNVVATLKGTGGGRSLILNGHIDVVPEGDRNDWDHDPFSGRIEDGKLYGRGSTDMKGGTVSILLAMEAIITLGIKLKGDVIFQSVIEEESGGAGTLAAVLRGYTADGAIIPEPTNMKLFPKQQGSMWFRITVKGRSAHGGTRYEGINAIEKAMIVMTKLQELEKLRNLKIEDPLYSKIPIPIPINIGKINSGEWPSSVPDIAVIEGRMGVAPDEEMKSAEKELEQCLKEAAQIDAWLKKNPPQVEWFGGRWLPGNLEQDHPLMTVLSESFEEVKGMQPAVEASPWGTDGGILSKVGNTPVVVFGPGVTEAAHDVNEYISLPEVFEAAEIIALAILEWCGTNQ, encoded by the coding sequence ATGAATGCTCATGCAAAGATTAAACAGTGGCTGGAAGAAAATAGGCAAAGGGGAACAAGACTTCTTCAGCAGCTTGTCCAGGAAGGAAGCATCCGTGGGAAAGAAAGCAGTGCACAGGCTGTCATCATTGAAAAATGCCGCAAACTTGGACTAACCCTTGATATTTGGGAGATTGGCAAGGAGCAATTGATCAAACATCCTGCCTTTTGTTCTGATAGAAAGGATTTTTCCGGTAATCCCAATGTGGTGGCTACTTTGAAAGGAACAGGCGGGGGCAGGTCCCTTATCCTGAATGGCCATATTGATGTTGTTCCAGAGGGAGACCGAAACGATTGGGATCATGATCCATTTAGCGGCAGAATCGAAGATGGAAAACTATATGGCCGGGGTTCGACGGACATGAAAGGGGGAACAGTCTCGATCCTGCTTGCAATGGAAGCCATTATAACGCTTGGAATCAAGCTTAAAGGAGATGTGATATTCCAAAGTGTCATAGAAGAGGAAAGTGGAGGGGCGGGTACTTTGGCTGCTGTCCTCCGGGGATATACAGCAGACGGGGCAATCATTCCAGAACCGACAAATATGAAGCTTTTCCCAAAACAGCAGGGTTCAATGTGGTTCCGGATAACAGTCAAAGGGCGTTCCGCTCATGGAGGAACCCGATATGAAGGCATCAATGCAATTGAAAAAGCCATGATAGTGATGACAAAGCTTCAGGAACTGGAGAAATTAAGAAACCTTAAAATTGAGGATCCGCTATATTCCAAGATTCCTATCCCGATCCCTATTAATATCGGAAAAATAAATAGCGGAGAATGGCCTTCTTCAGTGCCGGATATTGCCGTCATAGAGGGAAGGATGGGGGTGGCGCCAGATGAGGAAATGAAATCTGCCGAAAAAGAGCTGGAGCAGTGTCTGAAGGAAGCAGCACAAATTGATGCATGGCTTAAAAAGAATCCTCCCCAAGTTGAATGGTTCGGCGGACGCTGGCTGCCCGGTAATTTGGAACAGGATCACCCTCTAATGACCGTACTATCGGAGTCTTTTGAAGAAGTAAAAGGCATGCAGCCGGCAGTTGAAGCATCACCCTGGGGCACGGATGGAGGAATATTATCAAAAGTGGGGAATACACCTGTAGTTGTCTTCGGGCCCGGTGTAACTGAAGCAGCCCATGATGTTAACGAATATATTTCCTTGCCGGAAGTTTTTGAAGCTGCTGAAATCATTGCTCTGGCCATACTGGAATGGTGCGGCACTAATCAGTGA
- the gabT gene encoding 4-aminobutyrate--2-oxoglutarate transaminase: MLGSIKIRTEIPGPRAKELLSKKEQNVPKGPFNTMQTFADKGVGALLTDIDGNTFLDFAGAIGTLNVGHCPPRVVAALHAQIDQYLHPCFHVMMYEPYIKLAEKLNSITPGNHSKKTFFLSTGAEAVENAVKIARKYTGRKGIISFERGFHGRTYMSMSLTSKVKPYKYEFGPFAPETYKWPYPYYYRSEGLKDKEHDLALLKRFETFFLSEVPPEEIAAVIMEPVQGEGGFVMPSSRFVKGVKQLCEKHGILFIADEVQTGFGRTGKMFAMEHYDVVPDLITMSKSIAAGLPISAVTGRADIMDSPNIGEIGGTYGGSPLGCAAALEVIRTIEEEGLLGRANEIGSLFTEKFSDLPLKYKQVGEVRSLGAMCAIEFVKDQDTKEPNKEIVQEILSKAHKRGLIIMSAGLYGNIIRLLTPLITTDEQLNEGLTVLEEVIGECCK, encoded by the coding sequence ATGTTGGGATCAATTAAAATAAGAACGGAGATACCGGGACCGAGAGCGAAGGAATTGTTGTCTAAAAAAGAACAGAATGTGCCAAAGGGACCATTTAACACGATGCAGACATTTGCGGATAAGGGGGTTGGAGCACTTCTGACAGATATAGACGGAAATACTTTTCTTGATTTTGCCGGGGCAATCGGCACACTAAATGTTGGCCACTGCCCGCCAAGGGTAGTGGCAGCCCTGCATGCCCAAATTGACCAATATCTTCATCCATGCTTCCATGTCATGATGTATGAGCCTTATATTAAGCTAGCAGAAAAACTCAACAGCATTACACCCGGAAATCACAGCAAAAAAACATTCTTTTTAAGCACCGGCGCAGAGGCAGTGGAAAATGCCGTAAAGATAGCAAGGAAATATACAGGCCGTAAAGGGATCATATCATTTGAGCGGGGTTTTCATGGCCGTACCTATATGTCCATGAGTTTAACGAGCAAGGTTAAACCATATAAATATGAATTCGGGCCATTTGCGCCTGAAACATATAAATGGCCTTACCCTTATTATTACCGCAGCGAGGGTCTGAAGGATAAAGAACATGATCTTGCCTTACTTAAGAGATTCGAAACTTTTTTTCTCAGCGAGGTGCCTCCTGAAGAAATTGCTGCTGTCATTATGGAGCCTGTACAGGGTGAGGGCGGTTTCGTTATGCCGTCTTCCCGTTTTGTAAAAGGTGTAAAACAGCTTTGTGAAAAACATGGAATCCTTTTTATCGCTGATGAAGTCCAGACGGGATTTGGCAGGACTGGCAAAATGTTTGCTATGGAGCATTATGATGTTGTGCCGGATTTAATTACGATGTCAAAATCAATCGCTGCCGGATTGCCGATCAGTGCTGTAACTGGAAGGGCTGACATAATGGATTCACCGAATATCGGTGAAATTGGCGGAACTTATGGAGGCAGTCCGCTCGGGTGTGCAGCCGCATTAGAAGTGATTCGAACAATTGAGGAAGAAGGATTATTAGGAAGGGCAAATGAAATCGGAAGCCTTTTTACTGAAAAATTTTCAGATCTTCCTTTAAAATATAAGCAAGTGGGTGAAGTTCGTTCTTTAGGGGCAATGTGTGCCATTGAATTTGTTAAAGATCAGGATACAAAGGAACCGAATAAGGAAATCGTTCAGGAGATCCTGTCAAAAGCGCACAAGCGCGGCCTCATTATTATGAGCGCAGGCCTTTATGGGAATATCATTCGCCTGCTCACCCCGCTAATTACAACCGATGAACAGCTCAATGAAGGATTAACCGTACTAGAAGAAGTAATAGGTGAATGCTGCAAATAA
- a CDS encoding aldehyde dehydrogenase family protein: MKQHLWISGKFKETENYKALKSPYSGEVIAEVAMASPSDVKSAIDAADHARKIMAEMPAHKRAEILENAVAIMKEEKKECAMIIAREASKPLKAARGEVDRTIMTYTFAAQEARKLYGETIPMDAAPGGEGRVAYTVKEPLGIIGAITPFNFPMNLVAHKVGPAIAAGNTVVLKPASQTPMSAYKIADIFHRAGLPDGALNVITGSGGTVGDVLVADDRISMITFTGSPAVGKQIRENAGLKRVTLELGSNSAVVVDENADVEKIVPRIAAGAFAFQGQVCISVQRIYVHESLYQPFAERFVEETKKLKIGDPLNEETDISAMISKSDTDRAQSWIESAVKSGAELALGGKAENNTLHPTVLLNVDKSEKISCEEAFAPVVHINSFSSFEEALALVNDSDYGLQAGVFTNDVNKAFKAAKELHVGGVMVNDFPTFRVDHMPYGGVKMSGMGREGIKYAVEEMTEMKLISFKID, encoded by the coding sequence ATGAAACAACATTTATGGATCAGCGGAAAGTTCAAGGAAACAGAGAACTACAAAGCATTGAAAAGCCCCTACAGCGGGGAGGTTATTGCAGAAGTTGCCATGGCTTCTCCTTCCGATGTGAAGTCAGCAATTGATGCAGCAGATCATGCCAGAAAAATAATGGCTGAAATGCCTGCTCATAAAAGGGCAGAAATACTGGAAAATGCAGTTGCCATCATGAAGGAAGAAAAAAAAGAGTGCGCAATGATCATTGCGCGTGAAGCATCTAAACCTCTAAAGGCTGCAAGAGGAGAAGTGGACCGCACCATCATGACATATACCTTCGCTGCCCAGGAAGCGCGCAAGCTTTATGGAGAGACTATCCCAATGGATGCTGCTCCTGGAGGCGAAGGCAGGGTTGCTTATACAGTAAAGGAGCCGCTTGGAATTATCGGCGCCATCACTCCATTCAATTTTCCTATGAACCTGGTTGCCCATAAAGTAGGTCCTGCAATTGCTGCCGGCAACACGGTTGTATTAAAGCCTGCATCCCAAACGCCAATGTCGGCATATAAAATAGCTGATATTTTTCACAGAGCCGGACTTCCTGATGGAGCTTTGAATGTAATAACAGGGAGCGGCGGAACGGTCGGGGATGTACTTGTTGCAGACGACCGCATATCGATGATTACTTTTACAGGGAGCCCGGCAGTAGGAAAGCAGATCCGCGAAAATGCAGGCTTAAAGAGAGTAACCCTTGAATTGGGTTCCAACTCGGCCGTTGTAGTGGATGAGAATGCAGACGTGGAGAAAATTGTCCCGCGAATTGCAGCTGGGGCATTTGCCTTCCAGGGGCAGGTATGTATTTCCGTTCAGCGCATTTATGTGCATGAATCCCTGTACCAGCCATTTGCCGAACGCTTTGTTGAGGAAACCAAAAAGCTAAAAATCGGCGATCCGCTTAATGAGGAAACAGATATTTCTGCAATGATCTCCAAGAGCGACACCGACCGCGCGCAAAGCTGGATCGAGAGTGCCGTTAAGAGTGGAGCAGAACTTGCTCTTGGCGGTAAGGCAGAAAATAATACATTGCACCCAACCGTTCTGCTGAACGTTGATAAATCAGAAAAAATTTCATGTGAGGAAGCATTTGCACCTGTTGTCCATATTAATTCATTCAGCAGCTTTGAAGAGGCGCTGGCACTTGTGAATGATTCTGATTATGGCCTGCAGGCTGGTGTTTTCACCAATGATGTGAACAAAGCCTTCAAAGCAGCAAAAGAGCTTCATGTTGGCGGTGTGATGGTTAACGATTTCCCAACCTTCCGTGTAGACCATATGCCATATGGTGGAGTGAAAATGAGCGGAATGGGACGTGAAGGCATAAAATATGCTGTTGAAGAAATGACAGAGATGAAGCTGATCAGCTTTAAAATTGACTAA